The Osmia bicornis bicornis unplaced genomic scaffold, iOsmBic2.1, whole genome shotgun sequence region CCACGTGCACGCtgctaaccctaaccctactATACTCCCACTTAATTTTCTTCCTCAACTGCTTACTCCCTTCACTACTTTTTCTACTCACACAACAGCACCTTGCAAACTCTATCCACTACTCTCCCTCACCACCTTTTCACTTCTATAATTCCGCTACTCAACACTGAAAACCTCTGCACAACTTTCACACTGACCATGCATACAGTCACCGGAAACGGAAGTTCTATGTTTCGTctaatatgtacatatatacaaagaaaataaaatgaagctCCATTTAAATGAATATAACGAAATATTCATCCagaattaacatttttcataATATGAATAATTCTATCGAATGCATAATTGATATTTGGACAATAATgtatagataaaataaaacctgagataatttgaattaataaaagaattcctaaaatagaaacaaaatttcatagaaaattaatattaactgGTGTAGGATGAATATTAAAtgatgaataaataatattgagaaatttattaggtttaaaaattttaaaatatttatttttcattaaattttaattttacgaagGAGGATTATTTTAACTGTAGATATTTTAAAGGATAGAgttaaacaaattaataaaaataaaattattataatagttAAGTAATTTAttggataaaaataaatattttgaatttttagtgatcatttatttagaattatattttctgtaaaaaaaagTTGGTATTCAATaggtaaaataaataattataataaaggaaatataaaaaaaattaattgaagtaattaattcaaaaaattttattttagaattttcattgttaattaaactaacaaaataattaaatataattattattcctcCAATTAATGagattgtaattataatagaatataaagaattatttaaatttataaaaattaatgtgGAAGAAgttaaattgaatatattattattattattactgcgCAGTTTCCGGGCACTCAGTCCTCCCGGGACCATTGTGCCCGAGCCCCTGTGGGCAGTACTAAAATTGAGGTGTATTGTGTAGGCCGGCCTCTTTGGCAAAGCCCAGAAGCCTTCCCACTCCAATGTCCTCTATACGTGCGTCGTCAAGGGTGGCAGCCCCAAAACTGGATCGCTTTAGGGCCTCCAGTCCTCTACAACGCCATATCAGGTGGATAGGAGTCTCATCCTCCTCTCCACATCTGGGGCACCTTGGTTCGCTGCCGGTTCCTAGGTGCATCAAGTGTTTCCTCGTATACCAGTGCCCAGTAATGAGCCCCACGAGTAAACGCAATTGGTTTCTGTCTAGGCGACTCACAGTCTTGCCTAGCCTTGACGATGGCCCTTTGAACATGGCCTTAGTGTGTCTCATTCCATGAGTACTGCTCCAGGTCAGGTGGGTGTGGGTACACGCCTACTCCCTCACCATCTCCTTTACCGTCCCTATGTCGACACCTATGCGGTATGCTGTGTCTGGGCCGGGCCTTCTAGCTCCTTCCCTTGCCAGCATATTCGCCTTCTCGTTTCCCGGGATACCTGCATGTCCAGGTACCCAGATTAGGTTGACGcggttattgttattaaccaGCCATTCCAACATGTCCGTGCAGTCTTGTACCAGCATGGATCGCACTGTGGTAGCACGTAGGGACTCAAGCGCAGCCTTACTGTCACTACAGATGTAGATGTGCTTGTCCCTATAGTCCCGTTCCAAGCACAGCTTGGCACAGGTACATATGGCAAACACTTCCGCTTGAAGGATGGATACGTGTGGGTCCAGGGACATTGCTATCTCTGCCCTGGGCCTCTCCCCCCAGATTCCTGCTCCGGTACCCGTCTTGGTTTTGGAGCCGTCCGTATACCATATCAGCCCTCCCGGAGTGAGGAGTTCCTCCCGGTTTGCTTCCCACGCTTCCTTGCATGGGATGTTTACCCGGAAGCTGTTGTTAAAATGGTATGTCGGGTCGCACGCGTCTCCCCCTAGAGTTAAGGCCCCTCCTGGTTCCCTGAATTCCCTAAGGATAGACGCGTGGCCCGTTGACGCCATCTTCCATTTGCCTGCTAGGAATAGTCTTACGGCTGTGCTCCTAGCTCCTGCTTCTACCATGATATGTGGTGGTGCTAGGTCCATGAGTGCCCCCGTTGCCATTGTCGGTGTGGTGCGGAAGGCCCCAGACATCCCGAGCAATGCTAGGCGGTGGATCTTCTCCAGGTGCCTCCTGTTGCATTGTTTCCTCATAGAGGTCCACCATACAACAGAGGCATATGTTACTTGGGGTACCAAGATTGCGGTGTATATCCACCTGACCATTTTTGGTTTTAGTCCCCACGTAGTTCCCAACATCCTCCTGCAGGCCCAGTAAGTTGCGATTGCCTTTTGTGCCTGCTTTTCGATGTGGAGTTTCTAGTTTAGCTTCATATCTAGGGTGGCCCCTAGATATTTCGCTGAGGTGGATAGACTAATCTCCACCCCGAACAGTGAGGGGGCCTTGAATTCAAAGCACCTTTTCCTCGAAAACAGTACCATCTCCGTCTTGGTAGGATTTACCATGAGTTTATGGGGTAGGCACCATTTTTGCACGAGTATGAGTGCTTCTTGCAGTCTTCTCGCTATATAGTGCCGGTGTCTGCTTCTAACCGATATGCAGATGTCGTCCGCATACCCTATCACCAGAAAACCTTCCTCGCTGAGCCTGCGGAGTAGCCCGTCTACCACAAGGGTCCACAGCAGGGGAGACAGGACTCCCCCCTGCGGGCAACCCCTTGCGGTGCGTGCCCTCAACAAAGACCCATCAGAGGAGGTTATTATAGTCCTGGTTCGTAGCACATTGTCGATCCAGGTGACCAGACTGTCGTCAATCCCGAAGCTTCTTGCTGCTTCATTCCTCACATCGAAGGATGTGCTGTCGAAAGCCCCTTCTATGTCTATGAAGATACTCACGACGGACTGCCCCTGGGATAGGGCCTCTTCCACCTCCCTTACAAGGTGGTGGAGCGCCGTCTCCACGGATTTGCCCGACTGGTACGCATGCTGGGAGGCGTGTATTGGCCTTTCTGCCAGTGCATGCTCTCTGATGTGCCTATCAACTAGCCTTTCTAAAGTTTTTAGTAGAAAGGATGTTAGGCTGATTGGCCTGAAGGATTTCGCCGTATCGTAGCCACTTCTGCCTGGCTTAGGCAGGAAGACCACCCTGGCTATTCTCCATTGAAGCCGTACATAGCCCAGTGCTAGGCATGCTCTGTATATCTTACATAGCTGCCTCAACAGGTCCTCTCCGGCTTCCTGAAGAAGAGCCGGGAAGATCCCGTCCACACCCGGGCTTTTGTACCTACTAAATGAGTTTATAGCCCATCTTAATCTGTCTATCGTGACCACCTTTGAGGCCAGTTCCCAGTCCCGTGCGCTGTTCCTGAGAGGTGCCTGTTCCTTCTGGAACAGTTCCTCCGGTATCAGTTCCGAGCCTGGGAAGTGCGTCTCCACAGGATGCCTCAACATCTGCAGGGAGTCAACTGTGACTCCTCCATTGGGAAGTTTTTGACCTTCCGGTTTTTGTGGAGGCCCGGATACAAATACCTTCCGAAGCCTAGCTACCAGCGGTAGGGCCTCGGTTTCTTGGCAGAAGTTTTTCCAGGTCCTGCTTTTGAATACCCTGATCGTTTTTTTGGCCTTCTGGGCCTCTATATACGAGTCCCAAGCTTCTACGGTATTTGTCTTCATCGCCTTCTTCAGAAGCTTCCGGGCCCTGGCTCTGAGCTTATTCAGTTCATTGTTCCACCAGGGAACCCTtctgctttctcttctttgcTTTAACGGGCATGATCTTTCGTAGGAGCTGATGATCGAGGTCTGCAGTCTTGCGACCTCCATCTCGATCCCCTTCGTGGTCCTCGGTTTCACGCAGTGCCCTCTGAGCTCTCCCTCTAGGCTCTCACGGTATTGAGGCCAGCAGGTCGCCCTGGGGTTCCTGTATGTTTCCGAGGCCCTTAGGTCTGCATCCGTCTTTAGCTTGAAGGTGATTAGCTTGTGGTCAGAGAGCGTAGCCTCATTTTCCACACGCCAATCCTGTATGGCTTGGGCCGCCTTTGCGAAGCCCAGCGTGATATCAAGCACCTTCTGTCGCCGGGAGGTGACAAACGTTGGACTGGAACCTCTGTTTAGAATCTCCAGATCCGTGGTTGCGAGGTATTCTAGTAATGCCTCGCCTCTTTTGTTTATATCGCTGCTGCCCCAGACGATATGGTGTGCATTTGCGTCGCACCCAATCACTAGTTGCAGCCCCTTGACCTTGCAGTAGTCCGCCAGCTCTCTGAGTTCCCTCGTGGGCGGGGGCCACTCAGAGTCATAGGGCAGGTAGGTCGAGCAAACCACCAGGTTCGCCCTGCTACCTCCCACCCCCGCTGGGAGTAGAACTGCGGCTTCGTCTCTTGCGCAGAATTCTGCCAGTTTCGTTGCCCCGAGCCCCCTTTTTGCGTACACGCATGCCCTGGGTCCAGCCTCCAGGTCTCCACGGAAGATGGAGCCTTGTGTCAGATCTAGCCCCCCTACTTGCCCTTGGATTAACCAGGGTTCTTGTATCAGGGCTATATCcgtatatttatgtatatctGTGTGCTGCGCCGCAAGTCGCCAACGGAGCAGGTCCGTGGCCGCTTTGCAGTGCTGCAAGTTTATCTGCGAGATGGAGAGACAACCTGCAGTCATGGGAACTGCAGTGTCATCTCCTCTCGTGTATTTCGCGCCTGCGCCTGGTGTGCCCTGTGGTCGGCCCATCTTTTAGCTCCGCGCTTAGGTTGGGGGGCACCCATGGCGCTCCCCTTTCCTCTGTCCGCACGGAGGCCCGTAGTGATGGTCCTTTGGACCCCACTCCGGGTCTTCGACAGACCCACCTTTCCGATTGCGTGGGCTTTCAGAGGCCTGCCCCTTGATCCCTTCCCGGAGGGCCCTTGGCCGCCTCTTTCCCTCTGTGAGGCCCTTGATGCCTCCGGTCCCGGGATTTTGGTCCCCGTCATTAAGACCGGGCTCTTCACCCCTTCTACCGCCTCCGCGGTCTTTCCGGCTGTCTCCGTGGTCTTGTCGGGCGCTCCAGATCCCGAGGCCACAGTCGCGGGAGGGGCGACCTTGGTGCCCGTAGACGTGGATGGTGCCTCTGTGTCTCGGGTCCCGCAGTCCCCCCCACTCGCCTGGGCCATCGCGGTCTTAGAGTTGCCCTCCTTAACTGGGCGCTCTTTTGCCGCTGGTTCCTTGCGGCCCACGTCGGTCCTTGCACGGGGCTCTCTAAAGAGCACCCTGCCTAGCCCAACGTGCGCCACGTAGCCCCAGCTTTTGAGGGTCTGGAGGGATTCATTCTCCACTCCAATGACCAGTTGGACTGACCTTTTTTCCTCCTTCCGGTCCCACACCCTCCAGTGTTGGGTGTTGAGACCCGGGTTCTGTCTCCTGAGACGGTTCAGAATTAGACCCGTCTCCGCAGGTGGTCCAGGGATGACCGTTATGAGCTTATGAAGCCTAGGAAGGCACTCTCTCTCGAATAATTGGAGAGCGGCGCCTTCCCATGGCCTCACCCTGCCCACTGTACTCCTCAGCCATTCCCTGGCCTTCTCGTCCGAACAGGTGACCCATATTATCCCCTGTTCAAGCTTATTTCCCTCGAAACGGGGGACCGCTTTACCAGCTGGTATGGCGTCCAATTCCGTTTCGAGGGTTTTTAGCACCAGATCCCCCTGCTCCGTCGTCAGGGTGGCCTCGGGGTAGCCTGAGGGTACGATTGCCACCTTCCTGCCAGCCACGAGCGCCTCCCTGAAACTGGACGGGGCACGGAAGATCTTGCCCCTTTTCGCCTGGTGGTCGGTTGGGGAGCCATCCGCCGGTCGTGCCCTTTTGTGGCCCGCGGCTCCTTTTCCCTTTCCTAAACCACTAGCATTTCCCGGTTTGGCGACGTACCCACGATTTGGGCCCGTTCCGTCCCCCGATACTGGATTCGAGGAGGTGGTCGCTCCGCGCGGTGCCTCCAAGGAGGTCCCGTCGGCCAACTTGACCCTTCGAGCCCTCTTCTTGGCTGTCCCGCAGCGGCGCGATCCCCTCCTCTTCTCCGGTGAGGTAGGCGAGGACACTGCATCACTTCCTACGCCCTCGTCTGTCCCTTGCTTTGGGCCGTCCGTCAGCGAGAGCCCAGCCTCAGTCGCCGCAGCGAGTGCTGCGACGTCCGAGGCTGTTCCCTTCACCCTGACATCCGAGCTCCCCGTAATGGTAGGTCCCTCTTCCGAGAGCTCCTCCCCCTTTGTAGGAGGTCCCTCTTTCGAGAGCTCCTCCTCCATGTCGAGAGGTCCCTCTTTTGAGAGCTCCTCCCCCTTGGTAAGGCGTCCCTCTTCCGAGAGCTCCCCCCCCCCTTTTGCATGCCTGTGGCATCAATGTTTGTATTTGTGTTTTTGTCTGTGTGTGTTTCCATGTGTATCCCACGAGTGAACAGGAAAGGGTGGTCCACCCTCGCAGAGCCTGCTTACGTGGGTAAGGCTAAAATACAATGGAGACCGCTGGTACCCCAAGGGCATCGTTCGAGACACCATTACCCCGGTGCCATCCAGCTCTCGGCACGATGGCTTCCACCTTAGCTTGGGGAGCACGTCCGCGACGGGGCCTTAGGTGCCCACCGAAGAGTTTTACTCCGTGGGGTCCCTTATAGCTCCCGTTGGCCGGTGCCCTCCACAGATAAGCCACGTTCCGTAGCCCGGTCACCCGTGTGCGAGCCGTTCCGCGGTTCGAGGGGTCCGCTTAAAGCCTCGGTCGTcctcctatccgccacctggagACGCGCCCGGTTGGGGCTCAGCCTGGTGCGACCGAGGTCGACCTAGTCCCCCTCGCCCCTTGCGAGGATCGGGCAACTCCGAGTAaagttaatataataaaatgaaataagatGGTAATAGGATGTAAAGatgaaagtaataaaatattggtaataataaataaatttatgaatataaatagaatttttgaaattaacattaacattaacaaaatatagtttaaatttaaaattttaattttgggaattaaagatatttataagttattttgaaattagactttagaaaaatattcactattaatttacaaaattaatgttttattttaaaactatAAAGTTTaagttattttaaaaatatattttttaattttaataatttcaatttttataataataataataattaataaatattttttaatgtttgaattagaatagaatttttttgtagttttaaatttattaattttaatattaaatgaattagaATATTTAAGATGAATATTCTCGGAGTTccccaacccccgaaaggggtGCGGGGAACCAGGACGACCTCCGGTCGATCCAGGCTGAGCCCCGAGTACCGTAGAACGGGACGCCTCTGGTGACCGGGATACGGAAAATGTGTGCCTACGGAGTTCCCCGGCCAACGGGAGCTATAAGGGACCCCTGAGGGCCCAAAAAACCCTCATAGGGGAACTAAAGCCCTGTCGCGGACTAGCTCCCCACGCTAAGGTGTGAGTAATCGTGCCGAGAGCTGGATTGCACCGGGGTAAAGGTGTCACGAACGATGCCCTTGGGGTACCAGGCGTCCCCCCATTGTATCGAGCCTTACCCCTGTAAGCGAGCTCTGCAGGGGTGGACCCATACTTCCCAACTACTCGTGGGACAAACATGGACAATGACAAAAACTTAAGAAAAAACAATAACAACACGCAGACAAACATGGACACGAACACGGAAACGAACATGGACACGGACAAAACAACAAACACAAACACAAACACGAACCCACCCGGAAGCGGGCTGGTTGAGGAGGAAAGGGACCCAATCTTGGGGACCGCCTCCGATACACCACTGACGGGCGGTTCTGGGGAGAGCATGTCCGTGGCAGGCGAGGTTACAACCTTGCCGGCTTTAGACATGCTCACCCTCAACGAAGAGCCTTCCGCCGGTGCGACCAGGGCCGACCAGGGAGAAATCCCGGAAAAAGACCCGGGAGCATGGAAGAAGGTAAGGCTCAGCGGGGCCGCCAAGAAGAGGGCCCGTAGGGCGCGCTCAGCGCAACCAGGGACCTCAGGCGGGTCGGCCACCGCTGAGAACATAAGCAAGGCTGGGATGGCCCCTGCGACGGCCGTTGTGAGAGGAGGCCCGGTAATCGGGAAACCCCGCGCAAAGACGTCGCAGGCGGGCGGTAAGGGAGCTATGGAGGGCAAGAGGCTCAAAAGGACCCGACCATACATATCCCCAAATACCCAGCCTTGCGCCAAGAAAAGGCAAAGAATTTTCCCTTCGCCGATATGCTTCAGGGAGGCGTTGACGACGGAGAGAAGGCTGGCAATCGCGCCGGCCAACTACCCGGAGTCGACCCTGACTGAGGCGCAGGCTTCCGCCGTCGAGCAGGCGATCGTCGGGATGCTGTGTGGGCTCCAAAAGGGGAGCACCATACCGCGATTCGACGAGTGCCGGTTCGGGGGAGGCCTGCTTCTTGTGACCTGTCCGGTCACCGGAGCGGTGCAGTGGCTGAGGGCTACTGCCACCAAAATCAGGTCTTGGGAGGGAGCGCACCTCCTGGTGTTGGATGGTCGGCACCTCCCAAGGCTAAAGAGGATGGTGACAGTCATCCCCGGCCCTCCGGTGGCGACGGAGGCCCTACTTAGACTGATGGAGGGTCAAAACCCAGGGCTCCGCACAAACCTTTGGTGAGTGTGGAGCAGGAGAGAGGGACCAAATTCGGTCACTCTCGTCCTGGGGGTTGACCCAATATCACACAGCCGCATCGAGAAGCAAGGCTTTGAAGTCCACGTGGGACTGCGCAGGGCCCTATTCAGAGAGGGACCTGCCGGGACCACGGAGGACCCCAGAAAAAGTCAAGCTTCGACAAGCGGCAATCCGGGACAATCAGCCTCGGGGTCGGAGACGAGGAAGGAGGTGGCAAGCGGGGTGGACAAGGATGAAGGGGAACCCAGGGCGTCGACAGCGGCACCCTCGGGGACCCCCATCCCCCACACTGATGCCACCCAACCTGCCCCACCACGAGACAACAACACACAGTTGGCGGCCGCCGGACCATCGCAAGGACCGAAGGTCGCCGACACGCAGCCTCCGCACAATGGGAGCATCCCCAAGACAGGAATGTCAAGGGGAAGTTTGACCCGCCGACCACGGCGGAGGCAACCAAAAGGACCGGGCTTCTGGGTGTGCAGAAGGGGAATCAGCGCACCCTAACACACACCCTGAAGACCGGCACCAGGGGTAAAAGAGGGACAGGCCCCGGCAGGGGCCCCCCTCACAAGTAGGTGGAATGGGCCCCGGCGAGGAACCAACTCCACCTACGTCGACTAAGCGAGACCGGACCAAATCTGGCACCAACAAGGTGCCAGATGGTACCAGGTTCTCGCAGATCAACCTGCCACATTGCAAGGCGGCAACGGATATTCTCCTGTGCCGCCTAACCATGGGGCAGACAGATATAGCCCTCATACAAGAACCTTGGATCCACAAGGAACGCGTAGGACGGCTAAACATGGGGTGCGGCTCACTCTACTACGACGCCACATCCACAAGGCCCAGGGCCTGCATCTACGTCAAGAAGGAGATAGCGGCCCTGAAACTCAACGAATTCTGTACAGCTGACCTTTCAGCGGTTAAGGTCAAACTTAACCTCGGTGGGAACACGTCAGAGCTGGTGGTATGCTCGGCGTACCTGCCGTACGACTCTGAGGAACTTCCACCTACGAGGGAACTCAGGGCCCTGATAGCTCACTGTGCTGACAACGGTCTGCACCTGGTGATTGGTTGCGATGCCAACTCGCACCACACCGTATGGGGCAGCACAAATACCAACGGCAGAGGCACAGCACTGCTGGAGTACCTCGCCACCACGGGCTTGGAGATCCTTAACATAGGCTCCTCCCCCACCTTTGGTACCTCCCGCAGACAGGAGGTGATTGATCTGACCCTGGGCTCCGCCAAGGTGATACAGGTCATCAAACACTGGCAGGTAAGGGACAAGAGCCCGCTCTCGGACCATCGCCTGATCACTTTCAAACTAACAGGCAACAGGGAAGGCGGCACTGGTGAAGCTTACAGGAACCCAAAGGCCACCAACTTGGAACTCTATAGAGAGGGCCTGGAGGGGAGGCTGAAGGGGAACTGCCAGCGTCTCAGGGCCGTAGGCGAAATTGAGCAAGTGGTGGAACAACTGAGCTCCGCCATTACTCAAGCCTACGAGGCTGCCTGCCCGGCCAAAATTAGAAACAGTAGCAAAAGGGTCCCCTGGTGGAACTAGAAATTGGACCAAGCCAGGAAGGACACCCGTAAACTACTGAACAAAGCCATGAAGGCCAAAACGGAGCTAGCTTGGGACAACTACAAAAAGTCCCAGCAAGCTTACAAAAAGTTAATAAGAACCAGTAAGAGGACGGCCTGGAAGTCCTTCTGCAAAGAAACCGAGGCACTGCCTGTAATTGCCAGGTTAAGGAAGGTCTTCACGATAGGCCCCTCACCAAGGTTGGATCGCCTCAGACTACCAAATGGAAGTCTGACGAACAACCACAGAGAAACACTAGAACACCTTATTCAAACACATTTCCCAGGCTCAGTAGCAGAGGATCGGGAGCGGCGCCGTAGCAATACCGCACGCACCGACCCTGCGCCAGAAGACTGGAGAATAGTTGAGAAGGTGATAAACACGGACAGGGTTAGGTGGGCTATCGGCTCCTTCAAAAGATTCAAGAGCCCAGGCACTGACGGGATCTTCCCAGCACTCCTTCAGGAGGGTGGAGAGGACCTGTACAGGCGCCTGGGCCAGATCTTCAAATCCTGCCTAGCGAAGGGCTATGTACCCAAAGCCTGGAGATACTCCAAGGTAGTGTTCATCCCGAAACTAGGGAGGGACAACTAAGACCTTGCTAAGTTGTACAGACCCATCAGCCTCACCTCTTTCCTGCTTAAAACGTTGGAAAGGCTGGTTGATAGGTACATCAGAGACGAGGTTCTGACCAGCAAACCGCTGCACGCCTCTCAACACGCCTATCAAAACGGCAAATCCACCGAGACGGCACTTCACAACTTGGTAGGTTCAATCGAAGGAGCATTGTCGAATGGTGAATCAGCTCTATGCATCTTCCTCGACATCGAGGGGGCGTTTGACAACACCCCTCACGATGCTATACAGGAAGCCGCGATGAGATACAACATTAAGGACGCCGTCGTAAGGTGGATCCACAATATGCTGACGAACAGAACAGTCACAGGAAGCCTGGGAGAGGAGACGGGGAGGGCTGACGTCGTGAGGGGCTGCCCGCAGGGAGGAGTCCTGTCCCCCCTGCTGTGGACCCTTGTGGTTGGTGAACTCATACGTATACTCACCACAGAATGCTCCGAGGTTCAGGGTTACGCCGATGACCTTACGATCATGGTCAGAGGCAGACACCCGCTGGATTTAGCGAAGAGGTTGCAAAAGGTTATCACACTCGTGGAATCCTGGTGTCGATCACACTCGCTCTCAGTAAACCCGAGCAAAACGGAGTTGGTCCTATTCACAAGAAGACGACGCTTTTATTTCAAGACTCCTCACCTTTTTGGGACGCAACTACAACTCACAGATGAGGTTAAATATCTAGGAGTAACACTAGACAAAAAACTCACCTGGAAGAACCATGTGAACAGGCAGACCCAGAAAGCAATTAGCACCTACTGGGCCTGCCGTAGAATGTTTGGCCCCACATGGGGACTCAAACCAAGAGTGGTCAGGTGGATATACCAGGCCATCCTTG contains the following coding sequences:
- the LOC114881513 gene encoding uncharacterized protein LOC114881513; protein product: MGPGEEPTPPTSTKRDRTKSGTNKVPDGTRFSQINLPHCKAATDILLCRLTMGQTDIALIQEPWIHKERVGRLNMGCGSLYYDATSTRPRACIYVKKEIAALKLNEFCTADLSAVKVKLNLGGNTSELVVCSAYLPYDSEELPPTRELRALIAHCADNGLHLVIGCDANSHHTVWGSTNTNGRGTALLEYLATTGLEILNIGSSPTFGTSRRQEVIDLTLGSAKVIQVIKHWQVRDKSPLSDHRLITFKLTGNREGGTGEAYRNPKATNLELYREGLEGRLKGNCQRLRAVGEIEQVVEQLSSAITQAYEAACPAKIRNSSKRVPWWN
- the LOC114881514 gene encoding uncharacterized protein LOC114881514; translation: MVRWIYTAILVPQVTYASVVWWTSMRKQCNRRHLEKIHRLALLGMSGAFRTTPTMATGALMDLAPPHIMVEAGARSTAVRLFLAGKWKMASTGHASILREFREPGGALTLGGDACDPTYHFNNSFRVNIPCKEAWEANREELLTPGGLIWYTDGSKTKTGTGAGIWGERPRAEIAMSLDPHVSILQAEVFAICTCAKLCLERDYRDKHIYICSDSKAALESLRATTVRSMLVQDCTDMLEWLVNNNNRVNLIWVPGHAGIPGNEKANMLAREGARRPGPDTAYRIGVDIGTVKEMVRE